From the genome of Natronogracilivirga saccharolytica, one region includes:
- a CDS encoding DNA-methyltransferase, with protein MINNTTHRILFNNASNLSEIEDSSVSLVVTSPPYPMIEMWDESLTGQNPEIRTALNQGNPNDAFELMHHVLDNVWEECDRVLCDGGIACINIGDATRTINDKFQLFSNHSRIISSFLALGFSNLPNIIWRKQTNAPNKFMGSGMLAPGAYVTLEHEFILIFRKGNKRIFSEPEKQLRRESAFFWEERNRWFSDLWEFKGTTQVLTKNGSRERSAAYPFEVPYRLINMFSVKGDTVLDPFLGTGTTTLAAIASGRDSIGNEIDPEFSPIIRETLLSHSNHEMINNSIRKRIKSHLDFIAQRQHDKGLESIKHYNKSFNFPVMTRQEKDLILQFVESVSAQDEQKFEAMYIQEAILDYQGTHSLFSNA; from the coding sequence ATGATAAACAATACTACGCATAGAATCCTGTTCAACAATGCTTCAAACCTTTCTGAGATTGAAGATAGCTCGGTTTCGCTTGTTGTAACATCTCCGCCGTATCCAATGATCGAAATGTGGGATGAGAGTTTAACTGGACAGAATCCTGAAATCAGAACTGCATTGAATCAAGGCAATCCAAATGATGCTTTTGAATTAATGCACCATGTTCTGGATAATGTATGGGAAGAGTGCGATCGGGTCTTATGTGACGGCGGAATTGCATGCATAAATATTGGAGATGCAACCAGAACGATAAACGACAAATTTCAATTATTTTCAAATCATAGCCGAATTATTTCCTCTTTTTTGGCTCTTGGGTTTTCTAATCTTCCTAATATAATTTGGCGAAAACAAACCAATGCCCCCAATAAGTTTATGGGTTCGGGTATGCTTGCTCCCGGTGCTTATGTCACTCTTGAACATGAATTTATTCTGATTTTTCGCAAGGGAAATAAGCGGATTTTTTCGGAACCCGAAAAACAACTTCGTCGAGAAAGTGCCTTTTTTTGGGAAGAACGGAATCGATGGTTCTCTGATTTGTGGGAATTTAAAGGAACAACTCAAGTTCTTACAAAAAATGGCTCCAGAGAACGAAGTGCCGCATACCCTTTCGAGGTTCCCTATCGGCTGATTAATATGTTTTCAGTAAAGGGAGACACCGTCCTTGATCCATTTCTTGGAACTGGAACAACAACTCTTGCTGCCATTGCCTCAGGAAGAGATAGCATTGGAAACGAAATCGATCCGGAATTTTCTCCAATCATTAGGGAAACACTCCTTTCGCATTCAAACCACGAGATGATCAATAACTCAATCCGAAAGAGGATTAAAAGCCATTTAGATTTTATTGCCCAAAGACAGCATGATAAAGGCCTGGAAAGTATTAAACATTACAATAAATCCTTTAATTTCCCTGTAATGACCCGTCAGGAAAAAGATTTAATACTTCAGTTTGTGGAATCTGTATCTGCTCAAGATGAACAAAAATTTGAAGCAATGTACATTCAGGAAGCAATTTTAGATTATCAAGGAACACATTCACTTTTCTCAAATGCGTGA